The following are encoded together in the Salvia hispanica cultivar TCC Black 2014 chromosome 6, UniMelb_Shisp_WGS_1.0, whole genome shotgun sequence genome:
- the LOC125196363 gene encoding uncharacterized protein LOC125196363, which yields MAEEFEESEVVFNATDEFAAAAAAAADFKLSSRSEKAKRKKIKTVPMSIPEKVSWLRYSDPDLEADCGGDGGEMVPPHVIVGRRVAGKMMAFSVCTGNGRTLKGRDLSQVRNSVLRLTGFLET from the coding sequence ATGGCGGAAGAATTCGAGGAATCCGAGGTCGTCTTCAACGCCACCGACGAattcgccgccgccgccgccgccgccgccgattTCAAGCTGAGCTCGAGGAGCGAGAAGgcgaagaggaagaagattaAGACGGTTCCGATGAGCATCCCGGAGAAAGTGTCGTGGCTCCGCTACTCCGATCCCGATTTGGAAGCCGACTGCGGCGGAGACGGCGGAGAGATGGTGCCTCCGCACGTCATCGTGGGGCGGCGCGTGGCCGGAAAAATGATGGCCTTCTCCGTTTGCACGGGAAACGGGAGGACTCTCAAGGGACGGGATTTGAGCCAAGTCCGTAACTCCGTTCTCCGCCTCACCGGCTTTCTCGAAACGTGA